The proteins below are encoded in one region of Vibrio sp. ED004:
- the pcnB gene encoding polynucleotide adenylyltransferase PcnB, with protein MNTNDNTPSEQRGFHELALNIYTRQEHNISRKQISDNALKVLYRLNGAGFDAFLVGGGVRDILLGSQPKDFDIATNATPEQIKNLFRNCRLIGRRFRLAHIMFGRDIIEVATFRGHHQEPSKNVSAQSKEGMLLRDNVYGSVDEDAERRDFTINAMYYNIADYSIHDYAGGVEDLEDKLIRLIGDPETRYREDPVRMLRAMRFAAKLDFDIEEDTADPIEELAHLLKDIPAARLYEESLKLLQSGHGLETYHLMREYNLFQQMFPAIAEFFTEDYDSHTEQMLDLVLDSTDLRIEDGKRVNPAFMFAAILWYPMNKLADKLVAEQGMAHYDAIMEASNIILDQQVKSIAIPRRHTATIREVWQLQLRLPRRNGKRAVRLMELNKFRAGYDFLEMRGEIEGGETKDLAKWWERYQTAGRNMRQAMANDVAAPAKSGNRRRKTYRNKKSKQSE; from the coding sequence ATGAATACAAACGACAATACCCCAAGCGAACAACGCGGATTCCACGAATTAGCTCTGAATATTTATACTCGTCAAGAGCACAATATTTCACGCAAGCAGATCAGCGACAACGCACTAAAAGTGTTATATCGCCTGAATGGTGCGGGTTTTGACGCGTTTTTAGTCGGTGGTGGTGTACGCGATATCCTATTAGGCTCTCAGCCAAAAGATTTTGATATTGCGACCAACGCAACGCCAGAGCAAATCAAGAACCTTTTCAGAAACTGTCGCCTTATCGGTCGCCGTTTCCGCTTGGCGCACATCATGTTTGGTCGTGACATCATCGAAGTAGCCACTTTCCGTGGTCACCATCAAGAGCCATCGAAAAACGTATCTGCACAATCTAAAGAAGGCATGCTGCTTCGCGATAACGTATACGGCAGTGTTGATGAAGATGCAGAGCGTCGCGATTTCACAATCAACGCGATGTACTACAACATTGCAGACTACAGCATCCACGATTACGCAGGTGGTGTAGAAGATTTAGAAGACAAACTGATCCGTCTAATCGGCGATCCAGAAACACGCTACCGCGAAGACCCGGTACGTATGCTACGTGCAATGCGCTTCGCCGCTAAACTGGATTTCGATATTGAAGAAGACACTGCTGACCCAATTGAGGAGCTGGCACACCTTCTAAAAGATATCCCGGCAGCGCGTCTTTACGAAGAGTCTCTTAAACTGCTTCAATCAGGACACGGTTTAGAAACCTACCACCTGATGCGTGAATACAATCTGTTCCAACAGATGTTCCCAGCAATCGCTGAGTTCTTCACTGAAGATTACGACTCTCATACAGAACAGATGCTTGACTTGGTACTCGACTCGACTGACCTTCGCATCGAAGATGGCAAACGAGTAAACCCTGCGTTTATGTTTGCTGCGATTCTTTGGTACCCAATGAACAAGTTGGCAGACAAGCTAGTCGCAGAGCAAGGCATGGCGCACTACGATGCGATCATGGAAGCAAGCAACATCATCCTTGACCAGCAAGTTAAATCTATTGCTATCCCTCGTCGTCACACAGCAACCATTCGTGAAGTTTGGCAGCTACAATTACGACTTCCTCGCCGCAACGGTAAACGCGCCGTTCGCCTAATGGAGCTAAACAAGTTCCGTGCAGGCTACGATTTCCTAGAAATGCGTGGTGAGATTGAAGGTGGCGAAACCAAAGATCTAGCGAAATGGTGGGAGCGCTACCAAACAGCCGGTCGCAATATGCGCCAAGCCATGGCTAATGATGTAGCAGCACCAGCAAAGTCAGGCAATCGTCGCCGTAAGACTTACCGAAACAAAAAGAGTAAGCAATCAGAATGA
- the folK gene encoding 2-amino-4-hydroxy-6-hydroxymethyldihydropteridine diphosphokinase — protein MITAYIAVGSNLADPVSQANLAIETLKNLPRSTFVATSQLYSSTPMGPQNQPDYINAIVAIQTELTPIELLDCTQKIELEQGRVRKDERWEPRTLDLDIVLYGNEVIDSERLIVPHYGMKEREFVLYPLAEIAPSLQLPDGTELTELLKIVDKNGLNVWQQ, from the coding sequence ATGATCACTGCTTACATTGCGGTCGGCAGCAACCTTGCCGACCCAGTTAGCCAAGCAAATTTGGCTATCGAAACGCTAAAAAACCTACCGCGATCAACGTTTGTTGCGACCTCACAGCTATATAGTAGCACTCCAATGGGGCCACAAAATCAACCAGACTACATCAACGCGATAGTGGCAATCCAAACCGAATTAACGCCAATTGAACTGCTTGATTGCACTCAAAAAATCGAGCTAGAGCAAGGGCGCGTCCGTAAAGACGAGCGTTGGGAGCCAAGAACCTTGGATCTCGACATTGTGTTATACGGCAATGAGGTGATCGATTCAGAGCGCTTAATCGTTCCTCATTACGGAATGAAAGAACGAGAGTTTGTACTCTACCCGCTTGCTGAAATCGCACCAAGTTTACAACTCCCTGATGGGACTGAGCTGACAGAACTACTCAAAATAGTAGATAAGAACGGGCTCAATGTTTGGCAGCAATAG
- the panB gene encoding 3-methyl-2-oxobutanoate hydroxymethyltransferase, whose product MKKVTINDLIKCKTEGRKFATSTAYDASFAQLFESQEMPVLLVGDSLGMVLQGHNDTLPVTVEEIAYHTRSVRAGSPNCLLMADMPFMSYATPEQACESAATLMRAGANMVKIEGGSWLVDTVKMLTERAVPVCAHLGLTPQSVNIFGGYKIQGRDDEQADKMVADALALQNAGAQIVLLECVPASLAKRITEACDVPVIGIGAGNVTDGQILVMHDMFGISANYMPKFSKNFLAETGDMRKAVALYKEEVESARFPDEAHTIA is encoded by the coding sequence ATGAAAAAAGTAACCATTAACGACCTTATCAAATGCAAAACTGAAGGCCGTAAATTTGCGACTTCGACAGCTTACGATGCGAGCTTTGCTCAATTATTCGAAAGTCAAGAAATGCCAGTGCTGCTTGTCGGTGATTCACTGGGTATGGTTCTACAAGGCCATAACGACACTCTACCAGTTACCGTTGAAGAGATTGCTTACCATACGCGTTCAGTGCGTGCAGGTAGCCCTAACTGCCTTCTTATGGCTGACATGCCTTTCATGAGCTACGCGACTCCAGAGCAAGCTTGTGAGAGCGCTGCAACCTTAATGCGTGCTGGAGCGAACATGGTAAAAATCGAAGGCGGAAGCTGGTTGGTTGATACTGTGAAAATGCTAACAGAGCGTGCTGTACCAGTATGTGCACATTTGGGCTTAACGCCTCAGTCTGTGAACATCTTTGGTGGTTACAAGATTCAAGGCCGTGACGACGAGCAAGCCGATAAAATGGTTGCTGATGCTCTAGCATTGCAAAACGCAGGCGCACAAATCGTTCTACTTGAATGTGTACCAGCTTCATTGGCAAAACGAATTACAGAAGCTTGTGACGTACCTGTTATTGGTATCGGCGCAGGCAACGTTACCGATGGTCAGATCTTGGTTATGCATGACATGTTCGGTATTTCTGCGAATTACATGCCGAAATTCTCTAAGAATTTCCTAGCTGAAACAGGTGATATGCGTAAGGCAGTAGCTCTATACAAAGAAGAAGTAGAGAGCGCGCGCTTCCCTGATGAAGCTCATACAATCGCTTAG
- the panC gene encoding pantoate--beta-alanine ligase: protein MQTFAEIAALREQIKQFKRDGRTVAFVPTMGNLHEGHLTLVKKARELADIVVVSIFVNPMQFDRADDLNNYPRTLEADLSKLTGEGVELVFTPTPEVMYPEGLDKQTFVEVPGISHMLEGASRPGHFRGVSTIVTKLFNIVQPDFACFGEKDFQQLAVIRQMTTDLALDIEVVGVATVREMDGLAMSSRNSNLTIDERQRAPVLARTMRWISSAIRGGRDDYASVIEDATDQLRAADLQPDEIFICDAKTLQAITSESTQAVILMSAFLGKTRLIDNQVLDLVTETKEEVKEEVAE from the coding sequence ATGCAAACTTTTGCTGAAATAGCGGCTCTTCGTGAGCAGATTAAACAGTTTAAGCGTGATGGACGTACGGTTGCTTTTGTTCCGACAATGGGAAACCTGCATGAAGGCCACTTAACTCTGGTAAAGAAAGCTCGTGAGCTGGCTGACATTGTTGTGGTAAGCATCTTTGTTAACCCAATGCAGTTTGACCGTGCCGACGATCTAAACAACTACCCTCGTACGTTAGAAGCTGACTTAAGCAAACTAACGGGCGAAGGTGTTGAACTGGTATTTACACCAACGCCAGAGGTTATGTACCCAGAAGGACTAGACAAGCAGACGTTTGTTGAAGTCCCAGGCATATCTCACATGCTTGAAGGTGCTTCTCGTCCGGGTCACTTCCGCGGCGTATCAACAATTGTCACTAAACTGTTCAACATCGTTCAGCCAGATTTTGCATGCTTCGGCGAGAAAGATTTCCAGCAACTTGCTGTGATTCGCCAGATGACGACTGACTTAGCGTTAGACATTGAAGTTGTGGGTGTCGCGACGGTTCGTGAGATGGACGGTTTGGCAATGAGCTCTCGCAATAGCAATCTCACCATTGATGAACGTCAACGAGCTCCTGTTCTAGCGCGCACCATGCGTTGGATCAGCAGTGCAATTCGCGGCGGTCGCGATGATTACGCATCAGTGATTGAAGATGCAACAGACCAGCTTCGCGCAGCAGATCTGCAACCAGATGAGATCTTCATCTGTGACGCTAAGACTCTACAAGCCATCACTTCAGAATCAACTCAAGCAGTGATTCTTATGTCAGCCTTCCTAGGTAAGACTCGTCTTATCGACAACCAAGTTCTTGATTTGGTAACGGAAACGAAAGAAGAAGTGAAAGAAGAAGTCGCTGAGTAA
- a CDS encoding ABC transporter permease, protein MYSLYWTAFCSLLTKEINRFTRIWVQTLVPPAITMTLYFIIFGNLIGARIGEMNGFSYMEYIVPGLIMMSVITNSYSNVASSFFSAKFQKNIEELLVAPVPNYVIIAGFVMGGVVRGLLVGTIVTFVSLFFVDLQVDHWGVIIATVFLTSVVFSLGGLINAVFARTFDDISIIPTFILTPLTYLGGVFYSISLLPEFWQGISKLNPIVYMVNAFRYGFLGVSDVGIVTSFGVLGVFIVVLYGIAHYLVTKGIGLRS, encoded by the coding sequence ATGTACAGCCTATATTGGACAGCTTTCTGTAGTTTATTAACTAAAGAGATCAATCGTTTTACGCGTATCTGGGTGCAAACTCTGGTGCCGCCAGCGATTACCATGACACTTTACTTCATCATCTTCGGTAACCTGATTGGTGCACGTATTGGTGAAATGAACGGCTTTAGTTACATGGAATACATTGTTCCTGGTTTGATTATGATGTCGGTGATCACCAACTCATATTCAAATGTGGCATCGTCGTTCTTTAGTGCAAAGTTCCAAAAGAACATTGAAGAGCTGCTTGTAGCACCTGTCCCTAACTACGTGATTATCGCGGGCTTTGTAATGGGTGGCGTCGTGCGTGGTTTGTTAGTAGGTACTATCGTAACCTTCGTATCATTGTTCTTTGTTGACCTACAAGTCGATCATTGGGGCGTGATTATTGCGACGGTATTCCTAACGTCAGTCGTGTTCTCACTGGGTGGCCTGATTAACGCGGTGTTTGCTCGCACGTTTGATGACATCTCGATTATCCCTACCTTTATCTTGACACCACTGACTTATCTTGGCGGTGTGTTCTACTCGATCAGTTTATTGCCTGAGTTTTGGCAAGGTATATCGAAGCTGAACCCTATCGTGTACATGGTAAACGCGTTCAGATATGGCTTCTTAGGTGTATCTGATGTAGGTATTGTGACGTCGTTTGGTGTGCTAGGTGTGTTTATCGTGGTGCTGTATGGCATCGCACATTACCTAGTGACGAAAGGTATCGGCTTACGTAGTTAA
- a CDS encoding ABC transporter ATP-binding protein, which produces MYALEIEQLRKTYVGGFEALKGISLQVEKGDFYALLGPNGAGKSTTIGVISSLVNKTSGKVKVFGYDIDTDLELAKQNLGLVPQEFNFNPFETVEQIVLQQAGYYGVPKALAKERAKKYLSQLDLWEKRSERARNLSGGMKRRLMIARALMHEPQLLILDEPTAGVDIELRRSMWEFLKEINEKQGITIILTTHYLEEAEMLCRNIGIINRGELIENTTMKALLGKLSAETFILDLEEGATEPKLEGVNSQVMVNGSLEIEIDKNLGLNTIFAQLSDQQVKVLSMRNKANRLEELFVSIVREGSK; this is translated from the coding sequence ATGTATGCATTAGAAATTGAGCAATTAAGAAAAACTTATGTTGGGGGCTTTGAGGCTCTTAAAGGCATTAGTTTACAAGTAGAAAAAGGCGACTTTTACGCACTACTTGGTCCAAATGGTGCGGGTAAGTCGACTACCATCGGTGTTATCTCATCACTGGTTAACAAGACTTCAGGCAAGGTTAAAGTGTTCGGCTACGACATTGATACTGATCTGGAGTTGGCGAAACAAAACCTAGGCTTAGTGCCTCAAGAGTTTAACTTTAACCCGTTCGAAACCGTAGAGCAGATCGTATTACAGCAAGCTGGTTACTACGGTGTGCCGAAAGCTCTTGCGAAAGAGCGTGCGAAAAAGTATCTATCTCAACTCGATTTGTGGGAAAAACGTAGCGAACGTGCGCGTAACTTATCTGGTGGTATGAAGCGTCGTTTGATGATTGCTCGTGCACTGATGCATGAGCCACAGTTGCTTATCCTTGATGAACCAACAGCAGGTGTCGATATTGAACTACGTCGCTCTATGTGGGAATTCCTGAAAGAGATCAACGAGAAGCAGGGCATTACCATTATCTTGACCACGCACTACCTAGAAGAAGCGGAAATGCTGTGTCGCAATATCGGTATCATCAATCGTGGTGAGTTGATTGAGAACACAACCATGAAAGCGTTGCTAGGTAAGTTGAGCGCAGAGACCTTTATTCTGGACCTTGAAGAGGGCGCGACTGAACCTAAGCTAGAAGGCGTGAATAGCCAAGTAATGGTGAATGGCTCGTTAGAAATTGAAATCGACAAGAACCTCGGCTTGAACACCATCTTCGCTCAGTTGAGCGATCAACAGGTGAAAGTCCTCTCTATGCGTAACAAAGCAAACCGTCTAGAAGAGCTATTCGTGAGCATTGTCCGTGAGGGGAGTAAATAA
- a CDS encoding SulP family inorganic anion transporter encodes MFGGVTTAIISLPLALAFGVASGAGAEAGLWGAIMVGLFAALFGGSSSLISEPTGPMTVIMTAVMTSMVAKYPETGMAMTFTVVMMAGAFQILLGTLKLGKYVTLMPYSVISGFMSGIGVILIILQLSPLLGHAAPSGGVMGTLSALPDTLANLKVSELFLGVLTLGILFGFPAKYRKYVPAQLVALVAVTLLSVIFFDTDSIRRIGEIPAGLPSLVIPTISAEQFTTMVIDALVLGTLGCIDTLLTAVIGDSLTRKEHDSDKELRGQGIANMLSGLFGALPGAGATMGTVTNIQVGARSPLSGVIRALVLALVVLVAGGLTEPIPMAVLAGIAMYVGFNILDWSFIQRAHKVSYAGMGVMYGVMLLTVFVDLIIAVGLGVFISNILIIERLSREQARQVKAISDGDDEDDIPLTDSERQLLDGANGKVLFFYLSGPMIFSVSKAISRQHSSISDYEAMILDLTDVPMIDVTVGLALENAIKDALDAQCEVYLLCPNENTRQQLEKFHVIDLVPESNTYRFRYEALTAATSYVERDEHQFESV; translated from the coding sequence ATGTTTGGCGGTGTGACTACAGCCATCATCTCACTGCCTTTAGCGTTGGCATTTGGTGTTGCTTCTGGGGCTGGTGCTGAAGCAGGCCTTTGGGGCGCCATCATGGTCGGCCTATTTGCCGCTTTATTTGGCGGTTCAAGCAGCCTGATATCTGAGCCAACCGGCCCGATGACAGTGATCATGACAGCGGTAATGACGAGCATGGTCGCTAAATATCCTGAAACCGGAATGGCAATGACCTTTACCGTCGTGATGATGGCGGGGGCGTTTCAAATATTACTTGGCACGTTAAAGCTCGGAAAGTACGTTACTTTGATGCCATATAGCGTGATCTCCGGCTTTATGTCGGGAATTGGCGTTATTCTGATTATCTTGCAACTCTCGCCACTGCTTGGGCACGCCGCTCCTTCTGGTGGAGTGATGGGCACACTCTCTGCGCTTCCTGATACGCTAGCAAACTTAAAAGTGAGTGAGCTATTTCTAGGTGTACTGACACTCGGTATTCTCTTTGGCTTCCCAGCTAAGTACCGTAAGTATGTGCCAGCACAACTGGTCGCGTTAGTGGCTGTGACTCTGTTGTCTGTTATCTTCTTCGATACCGATTCTATTCGCCGCATTGGTGAAATCCCTGCCGGGCTACCTTCTCTTGTTATTCCAACTATCAGCGCTGAGCAGTTTACGACTATGGTTATTGATGCCTTAGTGCTTGGTACGTTGGGTTGTATTGATACGCTTTTGACAGCGGTTATTGGTGATTCACTGACTCGTAAAGAGCATGACTCTGATAAAGAGCTTAGAGGGCAGGGCATCGCCAATATGCTTTCTGGCCTGTTCGGAGCACTGCCTGGTGCGGGCGCGACTATGGGTACCGTGACCAACATTCAGGTTGGCGCGCGTTCTCCACTGTCTGGTGTGATTCGTGCCTTAGTATTAGCGCTAGTCGTTTTGGTTGCTGGTGGTTTAACCGAACCCATTCCTATGGCGGTGTTGGCGGGTATTGCTATGTACGTGGGCTTCAACATTCTCGATTGGAGCTTTATTCAGCGCGCACACAAGGTCAGTTATGCTGGTATGGGCGTGATGTATGGCGTAATGCTGCTAACCGTATTTGTTGACCTGATTATTGCTGTTGGGCTTGGTGTCTTTATCTCAAATATTCTGATTATTGAAAGATTGAGCCGAGAGCAAGCCAGACAGGTTAAGGCGATCAGTGATGGAGATGATGAAGACGATATTCCACTCACTGATAGTGAACGTCAGCTACTCGATGGCGCGAATGGTAAGGTTCTGTTCTTCTATCTTTCAGGGCCAATGATCTTCAGTGTTTCTAAGGCTATTTCGCGCCAGCACTCCAGTATCTCTGACTATGAAGCGATGATTTTAGATTTAACTGACGTTCCGATGATTGATGTAACCGTTGGTCTAGCGCTGGAGAATGCCATCAAGGATGCTCTAGATGCGCAGTGTGAGGTGTACTTGTTGTGTCCTAACGAGAACACGCGTCAGCAGCTTGAGAAATTCCATGTAATTGACTTGGTTCCTGAATCCAATACTTACCGATTCAGATACGAAGCGCTGACGGCTGCAACCAGTTATGTTGAGAGAGACGAGCACCAATTTGAGTCAGTCTAA
- the can gene encoding carbonate dehydratase, with product MPEIKQLFENNSKWSEEIRSERPEYFTTLEEGQNPGFLWIGCSDSRVPAERLTGLYSGELFVHRNVANQVVHTDLNCLSVVQYAVDVLKVKHIIVCGHYGCGGVNAAIDNPKLGLINNWLLHIRDNYLKYRKQIEGLPREQWGDKLCEINVAEQVYNLGNSTIMQNAWERGQEVEIHGVVYGIGDGKLQDLGVRCSSNDTLENSHLEALNKILTTPLLSQQG from the coding sequence ATGCCAGAGATTAAACAGCTTTTTGAAAACAACTCTAAATGGTCTGAAGAAATTCGTTCAGAGCGACCAGAGTATTTTACAACGCTTGAAGAGGGTCAAAACCCTGGTTTCCTATGGATCGGCTGCTCTGATAGCCGTGTACCGGCCGAGCGTCTCACTGGTTTGTATTCTGGCGAACTGTTTGTTCATCGAAACGTTGCTAACCAAGTGGTTCATACCGACTTAAACTGCCTGTCTGTTGTTCAGTACGCGGTCGATGTACTCAAAGTTAAACACATTATTGTTTGTGGCCACTACGGTTGTGGCGGTGTTAACGCGGCAATTGATAATCCTAAACTTGGCTTAATCAATAACTGGTTACTTCACATCCGCGACAATTACCTAAAATACCGTAAGCAGATCGAAGGGCTTCCTCGTGAGCAATGGGGTGACAAACTGTGCGAGATTAACGTCGCAGAGCAGGTTTATAACCTAGGTAACTCAACCATTATGCAAAACGCATGGGAGCGAGGCCAAGAGGTTGAAATCCACGGTGTGGTTTACGGCATTGGCGATGGCAAGTTACAAGACCTTGGCGTGCGTTGCTCAAGTAACGATACCCTAGAGAACAGTCATTTAGAGGCATTGAATAAAATCTTAACGACGCCTCTTCTTAGCCAGCAAGGCTAG
- the hpt gene encoding hypoxanthine phosphoribosyltransferase, with protein sequence MKHTVEVMISEQEVQDRVNELGKQITEHYKGSEDLVLVGLLRGSFVFMADLARAIDLTHQVDFMTASSYGNGMESSRDVRILKDLDDDIQGKDVLLVEDIIDTGNTLTKVKEILSLRGPKSIEICTLLDKPSRREVTVDTKWIGFEIPDEFVVGVGIDYAQKYRHLPYIGKVVPQE encoded by the coding sequence ATGAAGCATACAGTTGAAGTCATGATCTCTGAGCAAGAAGTTCAGGATCGAGTGAACGAACTAGGCAAACAGATCACGGAACACTACAAAGGTAGTGAAGATCTAGTTTTAGTTGGCTTATTACGTGGATCTTTTGTCTTTATGGCGGATCTTGCTCGTGCTATCGATTTAACTCACCAAGTTGATTTCATGACTGCGTCTAGCTACGGCAACGGCATGGAAAGCTCACGTGATGTTCGTATTTTGAAAGACCTGGATGATGATATCCAAGGTAAAGACGTTCTGCTTGTTGAAGACATTATCGATACAGGTAACACACTGACGAAAGTGAAAGAGATTCTGAGCCTACGTGGTCCTAAATCTATCGAAATTTGTACGCTACTAGACAAGCCTTCTCGTCGTGAAGTGACGGTGGATACTAAGTGGATTGGTTTTGAAATCCCTGACGAGTTCGTTGTGGGTGTTGGTATCGACTACGCACAAAAATATCGTCACCTGCCGTACATCGGTAAAGTTGTACCTCAAGAGTAA
- a CDS encoding LuxR/HapR/OpaR family quorum-sensing transcriptional regulator — MDSISKRPRTRLSPLKRKLQLMEIALEVFSRRGIGRGGHADIADIAQVSVATVFNYFPTREDLVDEVLNHVVRQFSNFLSDNIDLDIHAKENLHNIATEMVTLVAQDSHWLNVWFEWSASTRDEVWPLFVTTNRTNQMLVQNMFSKAIERGEVCDDHDPKHLANLFHGICYSLFIQAKRVETPEELSSLTDSYLNMLCIYK; from the coding sequence ATGGACTCAATCTCTAAGAGACCTAGAACTAGGCTTTCACCCCTAAAAAGAAAACTTCAATTGATGGAAATCGCACTTGAAGTGTTCTCTCGCCGTGGCATTGGCCGTGGTGGACACGCAGACATTGCAGATATTGCTCAGGTGTCTGTAGCAACCGTATTTAACTACTTTCCAACCCGTGAAGATCTGGTTGATGAAGTACTGAATCACGTTGTACGCCAATTCTCTAACTTCCTTTCAGACAATATCGACTTAGATATTCACGCAAAAGAAAACCTACATAATATTGCGACTGAAATGGTGACGTTAGTGGCTCAAGACAGCCATTGGTTGAACGTATGGTTCGAATGGAGCGCATCAACTCGCGATGAAGTATGGCCTCTATTCGTAACCACTAACCGCACTAACCAAATGTTAGTACAAAACATGTTTAGCAAAGCGATTGAACGCGGCGAAGTTTGCGACGATCACGACCCTAAGCATCTAGCGAACCTATTCCACGGCATCTGCTACTCGCTATTCATTCAAGCGAAACGTGTAGAAACGCCTGAAGAGCTTTCAAGCTTGACGGATAGCTACCTAAACATGCTGTGTATCTATAAATAG
- the lpdA gene encoding dihydrolipoyl dehydrogenase has product MSKEIKAQVVVLGSGPAGYSAAFRCADLGLETVLVERYSTLGGVCLNVGCIPSKALLHVSKVIEEAKAMAEHGVVFGEPQTDISKIRIWKEKVVDQLTGGLGGMAKMRNVTVVNGFGKFTGPNSILVEGEGEATTVNFDNAIIAAGSRPIKLPFIPHEDPRIWDSTDALELNEVPEKLLIMGGGIIGLEMGTVYHSLGSKVDVVEMFDQVIPAADKDIVKVFTKRIKNKFKLMLETKVTAVEAKEDGIYVSMEGKKAPAEAERYDAVLVAIGRVPNGALIDAEKAGIEVDERGFINVDKQMRTNVPHIHAIGDVVGQPMLAHKGVHEGHVAAEVISGKKHYFDPKVIPSIAYTEPEVAWVGKTEKEAKAEGLNYEVATFPWAASGRAIASDCADGMTKMIFDKDTHRVIGGAVVGTNGGELLGEIGLAIEMGCDAEDIALTIHAHPTLHESVGLAAEVFEGSITDLPNKKAVKKKK; this is encoded by the coding sequence ATGAGCAAAGAAATTAAAGCCCAAGTTGTTGTACTTGGTTCAGGTCCTGCTGGTTACTCAGCTGCATTCCGTTGTGCGGATTTAGGTCTAGAAACAGTACTAGTTGAACGTTACAGCACTCTTGGTGGTGTATGTCTAAACGTTGGTTGTATTCCATCAAAAGCACTTCTTCACGTTTCTAAAGTAATCGAAGAAGCTAAAGCGATGGCAGAGCACGGCGTTGTATTCGGCGAACCACAAACGGACATCAGCAAGATCCGTATCTGGAAAGAAAAAGTAGTAGACCAACTAACTGGCGGTCTTGGCGGTATGGCTAAGATGCGTAACGTAACTGTTGTTAACGGTTTCGGTAAGTTCACAGGTCCTAACAGCATTCTTGTTGAAGGCGAAGGCGAAGCAACAACTGTTAACTTCGACAACGCAATCATCGCTGCGGGTTCTCGTCCAATCAAGCTTCCTTTCATCCCACATGAAGACCCACGTATTTGGGATTCTACGGATGCACTTGAGCTGAACGAAGTTCCTGAAAAACTGCTTATCATGGGCGGTGGTATCATCGGTCTTGAAATGGGTACGGTTTACCACTCTCTAGGTTCTAAAGTAGACGTAGTTGAGATGTTCGACCAAGTTATCCCTGCTGCGGATAAAGACATCGTTAAAGTCTTCACTAAGCGTATTAAGAACAAGTTCAAGCTAATGCTTGAAACTAAAGTAACAGCTGTTGAAGCGAAAGAAGACGGTATCTACGTTTCAATGGAAGGCAAAAAAGCACCAGCTGAAGCTGAGCGCTACGATGCTGTTCTTGTTGCTATCGGTCGTGTTCCAAACGGTGCACTTATCGACGCTGAAAAAGCAGGTATCGAAGTTGATGAGCGTGGCTTCATCAATGTTGATAAGCAAATGCGTACGAACGTTCCTCACATCCACGCGATCGGTGACGTTGTTGGTCAACCAATGCTTGCTCACAAAGGTGTACATGAAGGTCACGTAGCTGCTGAAGTTATCTCTGGTAAGAAGCACTACTTCGACCCTAAAGTAATCCCATCAATTGCGTACACTGAGCCAGAAGTTGCTTGGGTAGGTAAGACTGAGAAAGAAGCGAAAGCGGAAGGCCTGAACTACGAAGTTGCTACTTTCCCTTGGGCTGCTTCTGGTCGTGCAATCGCTTCTGACTGTGCAGACGGTATGACTAAGATGATCTTCGATAAAGATACTCATCGCGTAATCGGTGGTGCTGTTGTTGGTACTAACGGTGGTGAGCTTCTTGGTGAAATCGGCCTAGCAATCGAAATGGGTTGTGACGCAGAAGATATCGCTCTTACTATCCACGCTCACCCAACTCTACACGAGTCTGTTGGTCTAGCTGCGGAAGTATTCGAAGGTTCAATCACTGACCTTCCAAATAAGAAAGCAGTGAAAAAGAAGAAGTAA